Genomic window (Cyprinus carpio isolate SPL01 chromosome B7, ASM1834038v1, whole genome shotgun sequence):
aattcaaaaaaattgaattttcagcagccaattttccagtcttcaatgtcacatgatccttcacaatgtgatgctcaagaaacatatttatttatttattcattgatttattatttaataattatttgaatgaaGGTCTActtatacttttaataataacaCTTTGGAAAAGtactcaaacttttaaacaaagttCATGTCCACACTAAGGaatctttattaaataaacatgaaaaattaaaaaatataaaatacaagtgttttattaaagtgtttttattctAAAACTGGGCCAAATGGGCACATAGCTGAATAAACACCCAAACATGATCACCCAGACAAGGTGGGAGTAGTTTTGTCTTTTGTGTGtctattattacttttaaatataatgacAATAATTCAGCTGAAAGCAGCAGTTGAGGTCAGACTCCAAAGACATACTGAGAAAACCACTGAATTCCCCTTTTAACTGTGACACATTCTACCATGTTCTACCATCtcataatgtgtttgttttagtaTGCTGGTGTTTGTATGTAGAATCTTAACCTCATTCAAACAAATCATCTGAGCAGTAAACTCACCCTCCTCTCTCATTTGAACATATTTCTTGCGTGCACAATATTTCCTCCAGGCCGTCTGAATGGTTCTGGCATAACCGTCGAATTTGCGCTCTCTTGTCTCCTCCAGCAGGAAGAGCTGAGAACAGAATATAATGCAGGCTGTTTAAAAGAATCAATAAAAGGGCTCACAAATTCATCAGGTATCAGTTTGAATCAGCCAAATGAATTCTGTGTTGAATTCAGACCGTTTTTGACGTAACGTCTAATAGTTCACATAACAATAGTGAATAGAGCTGTATAACCCTGTCCATTACACTAAAGGTCACTCTTCATTGGAGCTGTATTTATCAGTCCCATTATGACACATAGTGGGTTCGGTCTGTCCTCGTCATACagcagtttcttttcttttgatttcagttttcatATTTCTCTTTCTCATTAGGCAGCTGTTCAAAGTGTCTTGTGGTCATCCTATAATGCTTTGAGCACTGTGCAGCTTCACTGTATGTCCTCAGAACACAATGTCACAGCTCTGCTGCACTGTAGACTAAACATCAGATCCTATCATTATCACAAAGGCCTGgcactgactctctctctctctctctctctctctctctcacacacacacacacacacacacacacacacaaatggctgGCACAGGATGAGGAATTATGAGCCAAGACAATGAAATCCTTCTTTGTCTCCCACCCCACACACAAACTAACACACATCCACAAACCTCCCATTGATAAACAGTCTAGTGTTTTGGCAAATAACTGTAATAATCCACTTCGCATCGTGCCTAACAATGCCCCTTAACTATTATAAAttccacggcttcttggggcttattgctttaatataaaCAACACATTAATACTAATTATACCATTTTGTATGCGATTTGTATGAAagtaaacactaaaataaataattttatatgcccaaatatattgtgcatccctacttaCAATAATCTGTCCAGCATGTACATcccgttcaaaggtttgaggtcagcatatatacatattttgagaaaattaaaccCTTTAATACTTagatttattaataatgcattaaattgatcaaaagtgaattttgtgcatttatagtgttacaaaagatgtctatttcaaataaacactgtttttttttaaaactgttcatcaaagaaatgttttcaaatgctaaaaataagctttgtcatcacaggaataaattatattttaaaaatatattcaaatataaaacagctatGTTTAACAGCAacttaatataacaatatttcacaatactacagatttatttaaatcaaaattttgatcaaataaagcctGGGTGAGGataagaagctttttttttatttcaaaatcattaaaaaatcttaccgaccccaaaacCTTTAAACAGTAATGTATGAAGTAATAATGTATATCAAAATAAGGACCACAATGCAAATAAGGAGTTTTTCTGTGCTAAAATCTGGCCTAGACATTTTTTGACAGTGTTGGTGAGATTTATCCTATCAGACCGTTAGATGTCTCATGCAAACACTCTAAGACTCCATCAGCTCTCAGAAGGATCAAAGAGTTCATTTTGGCAAAGCGACTACTACAtgcatgcactctctctctctctctctctctctctctctctctctctctctctctctctctctctctctctctctctcactaaagTAATTCTTGTAGTCATTAACTAATTACTCTGTGTCAGCACCTTATCTCACAAGGAGTTTTGTTTTGAGAGGCTGGCCAGCTCAAATCTGGGCTCTCCCATatttaatattacacacacacacacacacacatagaagaTATATGCTAAAGTCACACATCTCTAGATAATCTGCTGCATTCATGCCGAGCCACAGAGCCTTATTCTGTGGGTCTATGTATACGTGTGTACATCTAAATGTCAACAGTGAGATCACAGCACATCCACAAGCAGTGCTTTCataagcaatcaaaaaaaaaaaaaaaaaaagtgcagtggaaaaaaaaagcaaagctgTCTTGGACATAACAGAGGCAGCTTCACCACAGCACTGCAGTTGTGTATCAGATCCAGAGTAATGTTGACCTAACAGTGCTGACGTGGGACCAGCCCACTATTCATCACCACTATGAGCTGAGCTGATGTCTGCGAGATAAAGGCTGACTTTTACACTTCACCACTCTCCTGCCATTACAGTACAACTGAAATGTTAAATCTAGACCAAAGCAAGAAGCAATATTCTACATGCTGCCGTTTTCCCCAGCTGTTCCTGGTGTATCTTGTTGTACACCactctttaataatttttttttaaatgtttatctgAATGAATTTTATAGAGCAGTCTGAAAGTATATGAGCactgatgcattttaaaattttatatatatatatataacacaatatataaaaaaaattaaattaaaaaagggcGCAGAAGGTTCATATTCTAACGTTTGGTGAATTTTGTCAAGTGAAGTCTTAATGTGAAAAGACGTTTGACTAACTGAGGagcaaaatgtaaaatactgaCTCTTCAAAATGtagcagatgttttattttaaatgtactactATTTGTTAAGAtaactttacatttattaaaacagacttGGTATCATATTTTGTTGCTGAAAAGATTTCAATTGAAGTTTCTTACCGACTCAGGAGCTTTGATGAAGATTTTGGTATGTCCGAGCTGATACTGGTCTTGGTCCATGTTTACAGAGCGCAGGAGATGCAGCACACCCTGCTTCTCATCCCCACGCCACGTGGGCCAAGACTCCTTCGTCAAAATGGCATACTGAGAGAGATCATCATTTGGAAAATGATATCATATATTTGAGTAAAGTGTGCATTTTTCATTCATGTAACAGTACAAAGTGCTTAGCTGAAAGTCTTCTGAAGTGGAGTCCTGTGTAAATAAACTGTATGAAGTGTGTGTGCGCAAGATAAACACTGGCAGGGTGGagtaaaaaaagtaacttttaatATTAACACACCAAAGGATGATTCAGGTTTTTACTTTTATGTAGAAACTTAATAACCCAAATGAAGCATGCAAAATAATTGGTGTCATAATGGAAGAATTACACACTTAAACTAACACAATGACGTTTGTTCAGCGCACATTGATATGAAGAATGCACAAAGGAAACTGAACAACTATTGGCCCACAACAAAAGATGAACCAAAATTCATCAACATGAAAGTGCCATAACGTACACTTGCaactctctcttccttctctttctGAAGCTGTTTCTTATGAAAGTGTGGTGCCTTCTCACTGGATGATGAAATTGTACTGCCAGATGTGACCATGTGCACTCATTTCATGATGTTCTATGAAGAGCTTCTTATCAGTTTTTTTAGGATGAATTTGAAACTGTCTTTACCTGTTCAAAAACTTGCGGAAGATTCTTCTGTAGGCATAGCCGGCACGCCTCACTCTAATATTCTCCTTCAGACCCAGATACTCCACCTGGTGCTTcactctagagagagagagacagattgaATGGAAGGaagcaaggaaggaaggaaggaaggttaATATTTACAGCAACAACTCAGAAAGCCCCTTTACAGGAATTCTTCTCAGCCTTTTGcaattttataaacaaataaggCATTTCTGGTAGTTTCTCCATCAgtctttccaaaataaatgactaaataaatgcaaatcttTTGGACACACATCCTGAGAATGAAATTGAATGCTAATTATGCTGCCTAACATGAACCATGCTCACAAACCCTCATAACAGGAAGACCATTAGAGTCTCAACAATACATGCACCGGATAAGAACATTTCATTCCATGTTTCATTCCAAAAACACTGTGGTAAAAGAGGAAAAAGGCAGGAAAagtaagcaaacaaacaaaaaaaggtgaaACAACTGTCGGGACAAAGGACACCCAAGCTGAGAAATAAAATTAGAATCCTTTTATTGCTACTTTCCTGCTTTCTagttttccattttgatttaCACTACACTTCAAAAATGtagcattttagcatttttttaaaaagaaattaatactttaattcatcaaggatacattaaattgatcaaaaacagcgaatacatttacaatgttgcaaaagacttcttttttttcaaataactgctgttcttttgaaatttctattcatcaaagaatttagaaaaaaaaaacggtttacacaaaaatgttaagcagcaaataACTATAAATGATTCTCAAGCATCACTTTAGCGAGcttgaatgatttttgaagaatcgtGTGACAATGGAGACTAGAGTAATGCTTAGATTTTTCTCTGCGATTTTTCCCGGAAATGTCCAAACTTATGAAAGACAAGCTCAGATGCCGCATTAAAGGCAGAAGCTACTATTTTGCTCTCAAAGCATTGATTTTTCTTtgctttaacattaataatggccactttcacaaaatgtattactttaataataataataatgctaatcaATAGTCCCATTAATAATGTTCAGGAAGGAagaattcatctttgccatgacCGTGGACTCTCACCTGCTCTCCTCCCAGTCTTTAGGTTTCTTGGTCTCATTGGGTTTGATACAGCGGATGTAGTGAGGTGTACATTTCATCAGGGTGCTCACCAGATCGTTGGCTTGTTTCTGTCATTGCAAAGAGAAAGAGGGTGTGAAAGAGCTAAAACACCTTacagagtaacacacacacagtctacacAGATAGCCAGACAACCGGAATATGTGAAAAGTGGTTATCAGTATAGTTCAGAGGTTCAAAGACCTGCAAAGAACCTGCAACCTCAACTCACCTTGATTTTACTCCCTGCAGTAGTGGGTCTGCCTTTTTTCTCAGCATTGAGGTTTTCTGGGAACAGGGCACGGATGAAAGgtctaataaaataatcaaaccaGAAAGGAATGATTTGGGGGTTGGCAGAAAGAGAGAAGAATACAGCAGAAGAAATACAGAGTTTAACAGACATGAATGTTTTAAATCGTGTCTCTCTGCTGCAGACCAGGGTCACTTGAATTCGTCTGTGCAGATAGACAAGAAGCCCTGCTTCGTCAGTAAATTCAAGATTTCTCTTTCTTCTGTTCTGTGTATAGGGCCTGCTGGCTGGTGCAAAGGAAGTTCCTCTgcgaactctgtgtgtgtgtgcattacacCACGTGTCTGAGTGCAGTCTGAAAGCAGACCCCCAGAAGGCTTCACAAAGGGCTGTGGGAGGAGACGGCTTGCACAGATGGCTATTGGGCCCCAAAAGAGGCCCAGGAGCACATAAGAGCGACAGGCACATTCTACAAGTCCTACTCCcttgagagacagagaggaaacaATGATAATCTCCTGCACACTTCTATTGTAGGCCCTTCAGCTGGCCTGATTATATCCATGATTTACATATATTAAGATCTTCAAGCGCTCTGAGAGTCTGTTACAAGCAGCTGTTGGATAAGATCACAGACTGGCTGATTTTTAGGATGGAGGAGTGacacttacatttcactgctctGCATTAGCTCGATCAGGTCAGTGAACAGCACATCCCTGTTCCTCTCACAGAAACCCTCTGCATCATAAGACACCTGGAGAGATGATTAACAGATCAGTTAAACAGTAGTGTGTTCTGGACAGGGTTAGAAACACAAGTCATTCTTTGAGCCACAGTTGAGCCAATAGATGCTCAGATCAATGTCAGCTCAACCAACCAATTACTTACATTTACATACTTGCAGTTTTGTAGATATATATAAGAGGGAAAGTAGAGGGTATTTAAACTTCATAAATAACTGACTAAATAAATATTCTAGgagtgatattttattttgatctggaccttgcttttatatttattataattatttattctttacagttattttatttcaaaatatgtatccaacaaatgcattcatattttttacaaatcattTGGAGACAAAATCTTgtaattttattgattattattattatttccttttaattttctcttccattttgtatcattttttggTAAGGGTTTTATTTGGGTTCTTTtggctttttattgtttttacccatttttaaaatgtatttatttatttatttacttgcataTTTGCAGTAAATGCTAGAAGACAcagatatatgtttttttttaaatcatgggtTTTCCGTTGTCTGTAGCTAACATGCTTATTTTAAATCTAACGGTGCAGGATGTGGACGGGCTCCCCCTGCCTCCCCTCAGAGCATGCCTCATTGAACACGGGGTATGTGGATGGTGCCACACATACTGAACTACCTCAAGACAACAAAGTGTAaatgagagactgagagagaaaaaaagtagaaGATAATTTGGTGAGaaaaaagttaaagtaaatgaTTTAACAACACTGCAGAGGAGTGCGGGGAGGTGGGTTAAGAGATGCCTTCTCAGCGTAAATACCTTGCCAGCGTAATGGTGAATGATGAAGCCCTGGTTCCAGCTGTTAAAGTGCTCGTGATTGTTGATCTGCATTCGGAGCTTCTGCAGCATCGTTTGATCTGCTCCCTCACCCTTCGCATGCATAGTGGCACACACATCGTCCAGTATACTCATGATGCCTGGAGGATTCTGGGAAAGGAAACAAAATGAATGTGAGATTCATTCATATTGTAAAATGCATTCCTATTTTTCGAATTCATTTGTACGATTCTTGTTAAGGAAACAAAATGAATGTGAGATTCATTCatattgtaaaatgcattcatatatatatatatatatatatatatatatatatataaagaattttttgGTTAGAGTTTAATTTTGGCTCTTGTTGATTGTTACTGTTTGTACCCGtcttattcctttatttattcactttatgaatttctttatttattcttcCATTCAAGCTTCTTGATCTGTATTTTAAGTATGAAAGttggcataaaaataaaatctttagtagtcgtagtaataatagtagtacacacattatagttttaaataaggTATATCATGTTGCATACCAGGACATCTACTTTTAAGTATTTTACACacatattatagtatataaaacaacataaatcacCGTCTAAAGTGTCTGAAACCGTTTTAGCCCACATTCACAGCCCTTTAAGCTTGAAATGAATCATCATACATTAATCTGAATGAAAACACAACCTCTGATCACACAGCTGTTTGTATTGTCCGAATATTCAGATGACTCGCTTTATTCACAACGAAAGGGAACGAAAGGGAAACAGCTTGTAAATCTGTAAAATGTTCTCACAGATAACCATTAGCTTTTAGCAGTGACACGGAGAAGCTGTCACTCCAACAAGGATGGTTAAGGTTCTCCCTTGTTGTGAATTTCATGGCTCAGTGTGTCTAGTCCCTCTGTGAGTGAAGCAAATTGAATTTGGAGGCATATCAAGCATTTTGAGGCCATCAGACAAACAGTCATGGGAAGAGAAAGGAGGCTTTTGTGGATATGGATCTGAACTTCTTAGCTCGCTAATGTTAGTTTTACTGATTTACCGCACTAGGCAATGACAGATCATATCCATCTTTTCAAACAGATGGATATTTGGTTTGCACAGTTAATGAAACTTACCAGTTTACTCTCAATGAGGTCACAGACGATCTTATTGTTGAAGTACTCTATGGGAGTCCATCGGATTCCTTCCTGTACATACTCCTCCTGAAGATAGGAAAAGAACAAATGATGAAAATGATCCGTTACTAGGGTGGAGCAGAAGTATATAGTACTTCCTGTACTGCAAGAACTAGGTTAAGGGAAAGGTGGGACAAATCCAaatcacagcaaaaacaaaaagcataggGGAGAAATGGAAGTGTTACCTGCTCAGCTTTCAGAGTCAGCTCAATGAAAATCTGCTGCAGTTTTTCATTCACAAAGTTGATACAGAACTGTTCAAATCCATTTTTCTAAAAGgcaagtgaaaacagaaaatagacACTGTCACTATGAACCAAAAATAACACCAGTAGTGGTGACAAAGGAAACAAATAAGTTGCAAATCAGCTTCGGTCATAATGTGAACATGACAAACAATGAttcaattgttattattatcaatagcATAATCTTAGTGGTagtaacatcaaattaaaagGGCTGAAAGCTGTTTTCAGAGCTTTATCCTTCTTAGGAAGACAACACAGGCAGTTATCTTAAAGGTCTCAACACCAGATGCTAAACCAAGAGATTATCAGATTAGTCAATCTCATTAATATGTTATCTGTTTACAAAAGCAGAGGAGAATCAATCCAGGCAATTAAAAAGCAATCATCTTATTTCATTAGGTAGACTGGATAGCTACACATCCTGTTAACTGCTGTGAAAACAATCATTCCATTAGGGACGAGTAAATTAAATACTCACCTGAAATATCTCAAAGCCATAAATATCCAATACTCCAATGTTCAGCTCCTGATGGTCCTTAACCATGGCTTTATTGATTGACTAAAAAAAATAGGAACCCATTTAGCGCTTATTTCTTGTCTAACATCTGTTTTTATGAGGTATATAGGTGTATATGGCTTGTACCTCCACCAGGTAGTCAAAAACACGAGAGTGCAGGGCTTTGGAGAGAGCGTCACGAGTAAAACACGCCTGTTCCACATTCAGTGTTACATCTATGGACTCGGACTTGCCACCCCACTTGCCATCCATCTTACGACTGGTGAGTTTTTCTTTAAGACGATGCTGATCGATGCCCAACAGGAAGGCAGGAAATGCCAAAACTATGAGCAGGAGAGAGAACAGTTTGGTAGAGTCAGAATGATGTTTTacgctcaccaaagctgcatttattttatctaaaatacagtaaaatcagttatattgtgaaatattattgcaattcatgAAGTGAAATTagttcctgtgatacaaagctaaattttcagcatcattactgctgtcttcagtgtcacgtgatccttcagaaatcattcaaattcgCTAATTTAAGGCTCAAGAAAGTGGTGGTGCTTAACATTTctgtcaaactgatttttttttttttttgatagaaaagtttaaaagatcatcatttatttgaaatatatatctttggaacataaaatgtcttttctgaccctttaatcaatttaatacataaaagtatttatgtaataaaatgttttacttaaaatCCTCAAACTTTcgaacatataacataacataacataacataacataacataacaacataacataacataacataatataacataacatgtaatgtaatgtaatgtaatgttatacATAACTTGGAAAAATTGAAGAAAACAGAGATACATTGTACGTATGACTCATGTGCATTTTTTGGTGTAGTCACAACAATAGATCTCCTCTGAGGAGAGGCACGGGTGAGACACAAGTTACTGACAATCCTGCGCCTCACTCCATTTCTGATGAGCCCCGCCTCTTCACTGACTCACCACCTTAAAAAGGAAACTGCCCTCATTCAGTCCTGATAGTGATGCAGTACGTCATACTGCTTAAGTATGGCTCATTATTCAGATGTTCGGGTGTGGTAGAACTGAGCACACTAACTGCTCTCCCAAAACAACACAACTATAAAAAGATCTGGGAGTGTCCGTAACTCTCAAAAACAACCTTACATGGTGTCAATCAAAAACCTCTATAAAATATATGGATTGGCAGTGGAAGATGTTATCTATAGAATTTATTTCCCAGGATGCATGAGCTCTTTGCAGATGGTTTTGTTATATGCAGGCGGCTAAGCAGTTGTGCGGCGTTTGGTTTTTAGATTGGCAAGCCAACACTAAATGTGTGAAAGCCGCTGGCGGCAGACAGGAAGAGGGGTTAGGGGGCTGGGAAGGGGCAGAACAGGAAAGGCACAGATTAGCTTCGTCTGCTCCCAGCACAGCATGGCTTTATGCCACAGCAAACAGCCTCTGTCATTCAAGTGCACTGCTCCACCTGAGAGCTTTGAGACACTTggagggaaggagagagagaggaaatagaGGGGTGGGCTGGAAGTTCAGAGTTTCACTGTGCAATTTTAGGGTGTGATGTAATACGCAGATACCAGGCGCATAAACAGAGCTCTATTTTCTGAGGGTAATTTGGTGTGGCAAGACAGTTCAGCATGacttaatgcaattaaataatcTACAGCACACAGTTCAGTCAAGGACACCAAAATGGGGAACTGAGTCTATGTACATACACTCGTCATTTTCTACAGCAGCATAGTTCCCTGCTTCCTTGAAGCTGATGTTCCCAAGGTGAAGAGTTCCTGCCACAATCTGCAGCACCATGGTGCGGTCCATCCCTGAGATACCAATCACGTCCATGGCATGCTGGGgtcagacagagagaggagagggaagTTACAACAACAGTGTCTGCAAATATGGAAAATAGCTGTCATATTTGAACAGGCAACTTTTTCACAGCTACATAAGACTCCCAGGACACCAGAGTCTGACTCAAATACTAAGCTGTCTAAATCATACTTACCAAGGTTTCCTGGAAGTCGTGCTTGTCGTTAATATCGTCAACCTTGTAGGAACCTGACTGGTTGAGGTAAGTGTAGTAATCCAGGCTGGTGATACCCAGACTACCTTTCTGGTCTACACTGGCTCCCTCTATTAGCTGagaaaagatgtaaaaaaaatttgtcaattcacacacactaccattcaaaagattggagtcagaaagctttttttttttttaaagaaaggatgcattattcagcaagaatgcattatgtttattttatttatttttttcaaattaatgtttttcttttaaactttctattcattagagAATAGTGAAAACAGTATGATGGTTTCATTGCTAAAAACAAGTTGTTAAAATAAGATgtcagcatatcagcatattcaaatgatttctgatgacatattttatcaaataaatgcatccttattGAGCAAGAGAcagcttttaaaattttttaaaaaaatcttacagacaccaaacttctGAATGATAGTGTAGAAAGTCTGAAAATAATCTTCACTGTTTATCTCTATTTAGCATATATGAAATGCTAGTTCTGAAATAAGACTTGGCAAGCAATGTTCCAAAAAGTtttcaaatgtcatttccaccactgTCATTTTCACCACAAAACaccattaaataatacaaaaatgtaagatATGGAGGAAATGACACTGCGGTGAGAATTCATGACTTTCtggaaaaaaagttagaattctTCCTAGACAATGTTAAaagacaaatgaaacaaactaatGAGAGTGTGAAAAGTTTTTTAGGAGTGTTTATTTTCTAAGTCTGCAGGGCCAAAAGTGCCCACAgtttaaaaacaccaaaaaacaaaagagtCCTAAATCACCGTAACCATAGGAAAACTCTCAAACTCTCCAAACTTGTGAAGGAGAAACAGTGGTGAGAAGGCCTCATTAAGAAGAAGGTCAGACAGACTCTCCCTATTCCAAAAAACTCAAGTGGTAAACTCAGAACAACGTGACCTGCTTTTCAGAGCCAAATGGCTCCATCTTCCCTTTCCTGAATTTTACTGTGGTTATTCATTCAATTTTTCCTCATAACGTGCTGCACTTATGCTACTGACGGTCAACAGTGACATCTTCTGAGTGAAGAAGCCAACCTCGTGTCCTCACTCTCACCTGGTAGAAGATGTGGAAGCTCCTCTCTCCAGGATTCCGCATCACCACACGTGATTTTTCCAAAAGGAAGTTGGAGATCTTCCCACCATCTGGCTCACCGCCGGAACTGAACTGAATCTCGAAGTATTTCCCCTGTCAGGGAAGATGAATGTTAAAAAGGCACAGACGTGATGTGCTGCAGGTGGATGTGTATGCCCACTACTGAAAATAAGAGGAGATAGGTGCTTTGACACTGTTTTTGTGTGCTGCAGCTGTCTGCAGTTATCAGACATGTCAAGACTTAAATCTGTAATGACATTACCAGCCCATGTAGGACCCCTGAATTCATCTAGATGCTTTTTCATCCACAAAACtctatgtgacgagtggggtggggccgagagtggtttattttattaaagtgtttgaatgttcgctggttcccgcctccttcttcctggCCTGTTCCACTCTCCTATCCACTACACAATCCATCTGTATCACAGCTAAGCCATTCTTCTTACAATAAAATTACACCAATCCCAAGAAAACAACATGATGTCTGAGCATAATGAAGCAGAACTGCAAGTAAATGTTCCATACAACATATTTTGTAACAGCTGCTTTAAACTGGCCTGTGAGTATTTTTAAGGGCAGTACTTGACACGTTTAGGCCAAAGCCTTACGGTAACATATTTATCAAATGTTCTTATTGCAGtggcaaaacattgttttttctttctttttgtattgttttgttggttCTAGTGTAACTGTGTTCCTCTTAAATTCATCCTGAGGTCAAGATGCAGCGCAATACAAGACGTATGCTATCTGTTTTCTTCAATAAAATGAGTATATGGGAGGATGATCGAAGCTTACAAATCGACTGGAGTTGTTGTTCCTCACTGTCTTAGCATTCCCGAAGGCCTCCAGAAGAGGGTTGGACTGCAGAATGATGTCTTTGACATGCTGTGTGGATATaaacaagaaagagagagagattgagagttAAGTTGACATTTTGCATACTGTGGAGGATTATAAGTACAGAACCTATGCTGATCTGGAACTGATGAAATTAGATCAGTGGGTAATGTCCATCTTGTAGAGTGAATTCAGGTCAAATTGGTCATCCCAGTGTCTAAAAGTGGCCTAATTTACCTGAATTCATCCCCCACCCCCACATatgttaccctggaccacaaaaccttc
Coding sequences:
- the myo1ea gene encoding unconventional myosin-Ie isoform X2, yielding MKMGSRGHYRYHWQSHNVKQSGVDDMVLLSKINEDAIVENLKKRYMDDFIFTYIGPVLISVNPFKQMPYFGDKEIEMYQGSAQYENPPHIYALADNMYRNMMIDRENQCVIISGESGAGKTVAAKYIMGYISKVSGGGPRVQHVKDIILQSNPLLEAFGNAKTVRNNNSSRFGKYFEIQFSSGGEPDGGKISNFLLEKSRVVMRNPGERSFHIFYQLIEGASVDQKGSLGITSLDYYTYLNQSGSYKVDDINDKHDFQETLHAMDVIGISGMDRTMVLQIVAGTLHLGNISFKEAGNYAAVENDEFLAFPAFLLGIDQHRLKEKLTSRKMDGKWGGKSESIDVTLNVEQACFTRDALSKALHSRVFDYLVESINKAMVKDHQELNIGVLDIYGFEIFQKNGFEQFCINFVNEKLQQIFIELTLKAEQEEYVQEGIRWTPIEYFNNKIVCDLIESKLNPPGIMSILDDVCATMHAKGEGADQTMLQKLRMQINNHEHFNSWNQGFIIHHYAGKVSYDAEGFCERNRDVLFTDLIELMQSSEIPFIRALFPENLNAEKKGRPTTAGSKIKKQANDLVSTLMKCTPHYIRCIKPNETKKPKDWEESRVKHQVEYLGLKENIRVRRAGYAYRRIFRKFLNRYAILTKESWPTWRGDEKQGVLHLLRSVNMDQDQYQLGHTKIFIKAPESLFLLEETRERKFDGYARTIQTAWRKYCARKKYVQMREEASDLLLNRKERRRHSLNRNFVGDYIGMDDRPELRQFVGKREKIDFADKVNKFDRRFKTIKRDLILTPKSVYLIGREKVKQGPEKGMVKEVLKRKIDVEKIMAVSLSTMQDDFMILHEEEYDSLLECVFKTEFISLLARRYEERTQKKLPLKFSTMLEMKLKKEGWGPWNAGGSRQVQFIQGQGDVAVLRPSNKMLQVSIGPGLPKNSRPTKEGVTQSRSNMSRTHHHTPTRVAPGPPVAHQNGGLKNANHMANQRNSQHHSNQRPTSENTARPFLPTNVSQLKDRGGRQAPQQTNLDFLRVPDQGAAGNRQPSDNGGMAHRQSTNRPTPGGGRPKPAPKPKPQVPQCKALYAYDAQDTDELSFNADDIIDIIKEDASGWWTGRLRGKQGLFPNNYVAKI
- the myo1ea gene encoding unconventional myosin-Ie isoform X3, whose translation is MKMGSRGHYRYHWQSHNVKQSGVDDMVLLSKINEDAIVENLKKRYMDDFIFTYIGPVLISVNPFKQMPYFGDKEIEMYQGSAQYENPPHIYALADNMYRNMMIDRENQCVIISGESGAGKTVAAKYIMGYISKVSGGGPRVQHVKDIILQSNPLLEAFGNAKTVRNNNSSRFGKYFEIQFSSGGEPDGGKISNFLLEKSRVVMRNPGERSFHIFYQLIEGASVDQKGSLGITSLDYYTYLNQSGSYKVDDINDKHDFQETLHAMDVIGISGMDRTMVLQIVAGTLHLGNISFKEAGNYAAVENDEFLAFPAFLLGIDQHRLKEKLTSRKMDGKWGGKSESIDVTLNVEQACFTRDALSKALHSRVFDYLVESINKAMVKDHQELNIGVLDIYGFEIFQKNGFEQFCINFVNEKLQQIFIELTLKAEQEEYVQEGIRWTPIEYFNNKIVCDLIESKLNPPGIMSILDDVCATMHAKGEGADQTMLQKLRMQINNHEHFNSWNQGFIIHHYAGKVSYDAEGFCERNRDVLFTDLIELMQSSEIPFIRALFPENLNAEKKGRPTTAGSKIKKQANDLVSTLMKCTPHYIRCIKPNETKKPKDWEESRVKHQVEYLGLKENIRVRRAGYAYRRIFRKFLNRYAILTKESWPTWRGDEKQGVLHLLRSVNMDQDQYQLGHTKIFIKAPESLFLLEETRERKFDGYARTIQTAWRKYCARKKYVQMREEASDLLLNRKERRRHSLNRNFVGDYIGMDDRPELRQFVGKREKIDFADKVNKFDRRFKTIKRDLILTPKSVYLIGREKVKQGPEKGMVKEVLKRKIDVEKIMAVSLSTMQDDFMILHEEEYDSLLECVFKTEFISLLARRYEERTQKKLPLKFSTMLEMKLKKEGWGPWNAGGSRQVQFIQGQGDVAVLRPSNKMLQVSIGPGLPKNSRPTKEGVTQSRSNMSRTHHHTPTRVAPGPPAVAHQNGGLKNANHMANQRNSQHHSNQRPTSENTARPFLPTNVSQLKDRGGRQAPQQTNLDFLRVPDQGAAGAHRQSTNRPTPGGGRPKPAPKPKPQVPQCKALYAYDAQDTDELSFNADDIIDIIKEDASGWWTGRLRGKQGLFPNNYVAKI